One part of the Sporosarcina ureae genome encodes these proteins:
- a CDS encoding 3-oxoacyl-ACP reductase, with protein MKFEEYVGKTVLVTGAASGIGQAQANAFLKNGANVVAFDMNEGDMQAMKQSYPNQFRYVIGSVSSKEDIQHAVKDAVHSFSSIDILLNTAGVLDGFAKTLDTDEALWDRIMDTNVKGTYFMTNEVLPHMLANESGVIVNMASIAGLVAGGGGAAYTASKHAIVGYTKQLDMDYCREGIRANAIAPGAIQTPMNKVDFAGDGEMAKWVAEETPAGRWAQPNEVANLTLYIASSLADYIHGAVIPIDGGWIAK; from the coding sequence ATGAAATTTGAAGAGTATGTAGGAAAGACAGTGCTAGTAACGGGGGCAGCATCAGGTATCGGGCAAGCACAAGCGAATGCGTTTCTTAAGAACGGGGCGAATGTAGTTGCGTTTGATATGAATGAAGGCGATATGCAAGCGATGAAACAATCGTATCCAAATCAGTTTAGATATGTCATAGGAAGTGTCAGCTCGAAAGAAGATATCCAACATGCGGTTAAAGACGCTGTACATTCATTTAGCAGTATTGATATTTTATTGAATACAGCAGGTGTACTGGATGGCTTTGCGAAAACGTTGGATACTGATGAAGCGCTATGGGATCGAATTATGGATACGAATGTAAAAGGTACTTATTTCATGACCAATGAAGTCTTGCCACATATGCTCGCTAACGAGTCGGGTGTCATCGTGAATATGGCTTCTATTGCGGGGCTTGTGGCAGGTGGTGGCGGTGCAGCCTATACTGCATCCAAACATGCGATAGTCGGCTATACGAAGCAACTGGATATGGATTATTGTCGTGAGGGGATTCGTGCGAACGCGATTGCGCCAGGCGCGATCCAAACTCCAATGAACAAAGTAGATTTTGCAGGTGATGGTGAAATGGCGAAGTGGGTTGCAGAAGAAACACCAGCTGGACGCTGGGCGCAACCGAATGAAGTCGCAAACCTCACATTATACATAGCCAGTTCCTTAGCTGATTATATCCATGGTGCCGTTATTCCTATCGATGGCGGATGGATAGCGAAATAA
- a CDS encoding helix-turn-helix transcriptional regulator — protein MSGVIKNRVRELRARADLTQGELAERVGVTRQTIVALEKGSYTPSLLLAMNIAEVFMLSIEEIFYKEDAQ, from the coding sequence ATGAGTGGCGTGATAAAAAATCGTGTGAGGGAGTTGCGTGCTCGAGCGGATTTGACGCAAGGCGAGCTTGCTGAACGGGTTGGAGTTACTCGGCAAACGATAGTGGCACTAGAAAAAGGAAGTTATACGCCTTCTCTTCTATTAGCTATGAACATTGCAGAAGTATTTATGCTTTCAATTGAAGAGATTTTCTATAAGGAGGATGCGCAATGA
- a CDS encoding MDR family MFS transporter, with product MVNSQTFNFKKNLPLLIVLLSGAFITILNQTLLATALPPIMKDLNIGESTVQWLQSIFMLVNGIMIPITAFLIGKFTTRRLFLTAMSIFALGTLVAAVSPNFSVLLIGRVLQGAGAGIMMPLLQTILFLLFPIEQRGKAMGYFGLVIAFAPAIGPTLSGYLVDQFPWRSVFYVVLPFALFNIIAAYFLLKNVTKTTDPKMDYLSVVLSTFGFGGLLYGFSIAGTTSWLHANVLISLIVGAISLVWFILRQLNLKEPILEFRVFKYGVFTMATSLGMIVFASMIGTTVILPLFMQTMLGFSAFHSGLMLLPGAIVMGVMNPVTGTLFDKYGAKWLLLTGFVILTITTFVFANLTEETTFAYLATLNAVRMFGISMVMMPSTTLGLNELPNRLISHGTAMNNTFRQMSGSIGTAVLVTVMVTTEINNGTVAGQIHGVNMSFFVAGWISVVGLILAILIKDPRKRNKEVKAS from the coding sequence ATGGTAAACTCACAAACATTTAATTTTAAAAAGAATCTTCCTCTGCTGATTGTTTTATTGTCGGGTGCTTTCATAACGATTCTCAACCAAACCCTTCTAGCTACTGCCTTACCGCCTATTATGAAGGATCTCAATATTGGGGAAAGTACGGTCCAATGGTTACAATCGATCTTCATGCTTGTGAACGGAATTATGATACCCATTACAGCTTTTTTAATCGGGAAATTCACGACTCGACGATTATTTCTTACTGCGATGAGTATATTCGCGTTAGGAACACTCGTGGCTGCAGTTTCACCCAATTTTTCAGTGCTATTAATAGGACGTGTCTTGCAAGGTGCTGGCGCGGGTATTATGATGCCACTTCTGCAAACTATATTGTTTCTACTCTTTCCAATTGAACAACGTGGTAAAGCGATGGGATATTTCGGTCTAGTGATTGCATTTGCACCCGCTATAGGACCAACTTTATCTGGTTATCTCGTGGATCAATTCCCTTGGCGCAGCGTTTTCTACGTAGTATTACCATTTGCCCTCTTTAATATTATCGCAGCGTATTTCTTACTTAAAAACGTAACGAAAACAACTGATCCTAAAATGGACTATTTATCCGTTGTGCTATCTACATTTGGTTTTGGTGGTCTTCTCTACGGTTTCAGTATTGCAGGTACGACTAGCTGGTTACACGCAAATGTCTTGATCTCACTCATTGTCGGTGCTATTTCGTTAGTCTGGTTCATTCTTAGACAATTGAATTTGAAAGAGCCTATTCTTGAGTTTAGGGTCTTTAAGTATGGCGTATTTACGATGGCAACTAGTCTCGGCATGATCGTATTTGCTTCGATGATTGGTACAACGGTTATCTTGCCATTATTTATGCAGACGATGCTTGGATTTAGTGCGTTCCATTCTGGTTTGATGCTATTGCCAGGTGCGATCGTCATGGGTGTCATGAACCCTGTTACCGGTACATTGTTTGATAAATATGGCGCAAAGTGGTTACTACTCACCGGTTTTGTTATTCTCACCATCACAACATTCGTTTTCGCTAACTTAACTGAAGAAACAACGTTTGCTTATCTGGCTACATTGAATGCTGTTCGAATGTTCGGTATTTCTATGGTGATGATGCCTTCGACTACACTTGGTTTGAATGAATTGCCGAATCGTTTAATTTCTCATGGTACAGCGATGAACAATACGTTCCGCCAAATGTCAGGCTCAATCGGTACTGCTGTACTCGTTACGGTTATGGTGACAACTGAAATTAACAACGGTACGGTTGCGGGTCAAATACATGGCGTGAATATGTCCTTCTTCGTTGCTGGTTGGATTTCAGTTGTAGGTTTAATTTTAGCTATTTTGATTAAAGATCCGAGGAAAAGAAATAAAGAAGTAAAAGCCTCATAG
- a CDS encoding QueT transporter family protein: MSMSYVKDSPKSTVNELAKTALVAALYVTVTFVFAVISFGAVQLRLSEMFNYLALYNKRYIVGVTLGVALANFMSPTWLLDVPIGSMATLVALLISRALVKKIKNDIVKMVITAIVFAVSMCAIAFQLNILLGFPFWATWLTAGIGELLSMTIGGMVIYALNKKIDLTK, from the coding sequence ATGAGTATGTCTTATGTAAAGGATTCACCAAAAAGTACGGTGAATGAACTGGCAAAAACAGCACTCGTTGCAGCTTTGTATGTAACGGTGACATTTGTATTTGCGGTTATTAGTTTTGGCGCGGTTCAACTGCGTTTGTCGGAAATGTTCAACTATCTCGCGTTGTATAATAAGCGTTATATAGTCGGTGTTACGCTAGGTGTAGCACTTGCTAACTTCATGTCACCTACTTGGCTATTGGATGTGCCGATAGGTTCGATGGCTACATTAGTTGCTTTGCTAATAAGCCGCGCACTAGTGAAGAAAATTAAAAATGATATTGTAAAAATGGTGATTACTGCTATTGTATTTGCAGTATCTATGTGTGCAATTGCATTTCAATTGAACATCTTGCTGGGCTTCCCATTCTGGGCGACTTGGCTAACAGCGGGTATTGGAGAATTATTGTCTATGACAATTGGTGGAATGGTTATATACGCATTGAATAAAAAAATAGATCTAACTAAATAA